The Crassostrea angulata isolate pt1a10 chromosome 1, ASM2561291v2, whole genome shotgun sequence nucleotide sequence aattaaaaagatagtTATCTTTAATACATATCAACATTTCGTAGATTCAAAAAAGACAGTATGCGTTATATTTATTTCAGTGCTTTTGAAATCATAATGAGTAGTTTGTCTACACATGGTTTGTTTATCAGTTCTATGTAAAttgagtctctctctctctctctctctctctctctctctctctctctctctctctctctctctctctctccatcaaTGTATATCAATCTCTAACACTGCGAGGTCTCTTAAGCAAAGGCGGACTGTGGCCGACAGAGGATTGATTTGAAAGAGAGCTGCTTCCGGCGAAGTTCTCCTTTCAATGCTTCGTATTCCTCTGCAGTATATTGTCTCGCCGTGGCTGCCTGCAATGGAAGACAActctttttaacaatattaataGAAAATCTTAAAGGTGTTTGATTAAAGCAATACTTAAAACGATACTTCTGATATCATGAACTATATAACCGCTTACAAAATGATTTACTAAATAAAATTAGTCATTTATTCCGAAGAGCAACATTTCAAAAATCACTCTCATTATATGTTGGCAAAAATACGGGGATTTTATGattattgaaattgatattaaatataaatacaaaccTTCCTTTTCTAAAAGAACTATGTTTgggtgaattttaaaatatggtgAATACTTGTAAAGGTTGGATAGATAACAGGGGACTTCTCGGAACTCCTCGGGACCACCAACTTACCCGTTTCCGGCGAATGACGGGCCTCTGACCAAACGACACCTTACACGGCCGATGACGTCTTCCCTTTCCGTCTGCCGGGGTTCTTGCCGACGACACTGTCAGACACAAAATAGTGGAATGTTATAAAAGCGCAGAAAACtaaatcttttatatttaaatcattCTAAGGCAGTTGTTTCATGAAATTCTTTGTACATGATGTTAATTTATCGTTATTTACAGGTACATGTGCTAATACaagaataatatatattaacgTTTGATTTTGTACTTTTATATCGGTTTGACAAATAaggtatattaatttttaatattatattgattATAATAACACTTGGGTACCACCATAAATGATAAAACCTGAAATATTGAAATCACAAATTTCTATACGATATgctttatcatttaaaataatcTACACTTAACTAAATAGAAAAAGCGTGCAAAAGCAATCTGTAGCTAAAGCAAGTctagatttttttatattggcTTAATAATGTGTGTGCAAATCATTTACAAAAGGGTCGTCTATGATTCGATCTCACCGATACAATGATTATGTTATGTTTGAATTATTTCGATAAATGGGGAAACATATAAATGGATATCCAAATTTCAGCGTTCAGACTCTGGGCTACTAAAGCAAAATAAACCTAAAAACTAGCGAGTTATCGAACCTGCTGAAGTGGCGCTGCGATCAGTTTGTTCTCCGTCTCTGTAACTGCACGTGTTCGAAAACGAAAGTCAGGCTTGTATCttacttttatatttaacattaaaagaGAAGCACGTTGGTTACATACAAACCACGTGTCTCACCTCATTGAGTGAGTAGAACTGCTGTCGTCCATGGTCTTTTTGAGCGTTTCTATGATATCGACTTCCTTCTTCCGTATCGGTTTGATGAATACCTTTTTGCCGGGAATTGGAGCCAAAGCACCCTAAAATAATATGTGTCAGTAAGTGATCTAACATTCACTGTATAatgcttaaataaaaaaaaataatctaaacGTCCCCATGCTTCTGATGCTTCAGTTTTACCTCGTGAACATATCGAGGTAGTTTTACAGGTTTATTGTTCCTCTTCCGTTGTGAGTCCGCCGTCATTTTACTGTTCCATGCTTCAAGTCGTTTCTCCAGCCGTACGAGGTTATCTTCGTTGATTTCCGTATCAATGAACGTGAAATCGTTTCTTGGCGACGAGTCACCCGTGCGACCCTGTGAACTTCCACAAACAAGCCGACTGGTCGCGGACTCAATCCCACTGTCGTCATTGAAAACATCGTCCTCCAATCCTCCACTCCTGTCCTGGCTTTTACCAGAACCAAACCCGCTCTCTGCAGTTGAAGTCCGCCCTAACTGAGACACAAAAGTATTTTCACGTGACATCTGATACGCCAAAGAATCCACAGTCGGCACAGTTTGGGGCGGGTTTCTTGGGCGCGTTTGCTGCAGCCTCTTTTTGGCGCCATTATAGCGCTCCTTCTCAAGCtgtctttgtttttctttcatcCGAATCAGGAAGAACACACTTCCGGGTCCGAACATGTCGATCAGTGGTCCCTTCTTTAGATTGGACACGCTCCAGTCCTGTACTGGTTCCCGAACCGTCGTTTTCAGAGGACGGTCTCGTTTTGATCGCTCTTCCTCGCGGAGCTGATATAGGAAGTAGCGGATAAGCGGAAGTTCCTTGTTTGGAAGCCACGATAACCTGAGTCGGTATTTCTCCCGGACGGACTCTTTGAAAATGTCGATGACCTTAGGATTGCGTTTTTCTATCAGTCTATCGTAGTTTTTCTGGTCCAGGAGAAAGACCTCGGATTCCTGAGTACACTTCACTGTATAGCAGTAGGTGGGGAGGTCCACGACAGCCTCCAAGTCACCTGATAAAGATCAAAAGGTCATCAGAATACCTGGTCAGCTTCAATGATATACTAATAGATTTTCTAAGATCAGTTTTcaagtacatgcatgtatcaagataatcaaagtactgaagtactgacgggagttgattttatcgattatcatttattttaaaatcaatttatcttgcatggcaattagtttctagtttgtatttgaattacgcacttttttataatataaatttttagacttttccgacaagaatttcgagaaaccccatatgaatcatgttgtgttatatttaaagatagattttaactactagtatgtatgagttatcgaaacaattctaaaaattgtatggacccaggcactattgatatcgaactctagtctcgtttaactagacgctcggctgtctccgttaatatccgacaggCAAGAAAGCCACCCCTCTGCTTGTCGCAGATTtacagagacagccgagcgtctggttgaacgagactatattaactctggcgtaggaatacatgagactacaaaaatatctaaattgctcgtagtatataaaatttgactattttcaaagtgtttaagataagtttccttgaaaaacaatgcttcagcatacattacatcgaatttcttttttttattttcaagaacttagtcttgtcagcggtgatgatttgtgcttaggtccaaacaagtactgtttcactttcggtttgctagagtaactgcataggagagttgattaaaatcaactcccaataatTGCACAAAAATTACGTGCATAAAAAATTCACAACAATACCAAATCCTTACCTATGATTTCGAAGGCCCCCAAATTACAGACCTCTATCGCGTGTCGGGGGACCTGAGGGGACCTCATTTTGTTCCTGCTCTCCGTGGCGGACGGTGCCGCGGATACCGGAGTCGGGGACCACTTCTTGACCTCGTCCTGCTTTGATGGGGAAATGCTCAGCTCCCTAAAAACAGTAAACCAGCCAAAAAAGTGTGTATTATACTAGTGGTGcataaaatctctctctctccctctctctctctctctctctctctctcacacacacacacacacacacacacactcacgTCATTTTATACAGACCTGCGTAGAACTTCTCTGGCTTGGACCCTCTCTAGGTCCGCTGGGTCTGCTATGGGGAAGTAGTTTGGGTACTGCACAGTGTGTAACACGGGGTCCATCAACAGCTTGACCTGTCCGCTGTAAACgagaataaatgtttaaaccTCAATAAAATAAGCTATTTTTGCCCAAGCATCCATTTTTCAACCAGCAGTACCTtactttttgtatatattgcatGTTTTTCAGAggaatttattcaaaacaaaaacatcgaCTTGGTGCATGTACTTCTGGTAATGAATTATTGCAGATTTCATGTTGAAAATTCTGTTACACAGAGTTGCTCAGCAGACTGACATGTATGAGCCTAGCTTTATAACACTGGATATGGTCAACTCTTTTGTGTGAAATTTAAGGATATGAGGTCTAGTTGCAGTTCTTTAGCTCCGggtctgaaaaaaatctgatggacgacctgggaccTACAGTGCCACCCGTGTAAaatgcatgaagaatttaatggaacTAATTGTTTTCTCAGAATCTGCGcataaataaggttaatcagtccaaaactatcGCAAGTTTTTGtgcaataaaatacaatttttcaatagaTGGCACCGTAGCTCCTAGGTCGtacatccaatttttttttcagaccgggagctacggACCTGCAGCTTGTGAGAACAAGCTgcagttttttgttgtttttttttttttatttaatttcagtCTCTGATTTTGCAACGTTTTAAAATCGTTTCCCGTACCTGTCAGACAAGGATAATTATGAGAACTAACTTTATTCTTTTCAAGGAATTTTAGGAATACATTAACGTGTGCTTCATTTACCCCTTTTAATTAAATCCTTTTTTGCCTAggtattcaaataaaaaatgaaacataaaaTGTCGATTAAACGTACATTGCCTCTTGTGATCCACGCGCCTAACTGATTTCTTACAACTGACGTAGCAGGACTGGATTAAATCATTATGTTGGGTTTATAAGTTTAGGACTGACGATTTATTTTGAATTCCAACAATGGCTTCCCACCCTCTAGTAATCAGTATGGCGTCAGAGGGATTAACCCATTGGGCAAATAGCGAACCCATAATACACCATTCACCGGAGTCTATAAAAGATACAGTATGAGAGCTGCCAGGAAGATTTGCTATCAACATACACGacggaaagaaaaaaaatatttctgggtGACACTAAAAGTTGCTTGTTTGAATAATGAGATTAAATAATATGGATTACCAAAGGAAAGAGATTAGAGCACCGTTATACGTGTATAAATAGTTGCCCATTCGTTTTGTCTACAAACATGTAAAGTGTATCACATCCTATTATCAAGATTGGTCCATTTGCCTCAAAAAACACCATTGAGATTTTTACTTGCTCTGTATAGAGACCCAGTGCCCCTTACCTCAACAGAAACATGATCCCGTCCACGGGCGCCCCCTGGCGGACGATGGTGGAATCGAACAGGACTTTTTCCCGCCTCAGACTCATGGCCATTTGCTTCTTGTACTTGGGGAGCCAGTTGTCAAACATGGCGTGGCTGTCCACGAACCTCTTGCGCTCCTCGAAGTCCTTGGATTGGAACTCGTGCAGTGATCGCTTGTACAGGTCCCTGTTGACGATAACAAGGTCCGTCTTCTCGTCGGCAATAATGGTGGCGTTCCGGATACAGTCGGCATTGATCAGGGCCAGCTCCCCGAAACTCCGCCCGGCATCTGTCGGCAGAAGCCCTCATatcaatgtttatatatataatgtataggTATGCATGTTTCCTATTCATTCATAAATTCGTTCAATAAAATTTGGTTTGTTTGCAGTATTGTTCACATGTATTTGCGAGAAGACTGTGTGTTTAAAGGTGAACCGTCATTTTTTACATCTTCCTGTCTGTATATTCATTACAAACTGATGCCACATTGCATTCGGGTTCAATCATAAAGTAAACATCCTCAATTTTGTAACCTTTCTCATATCAATTAATTTAACTGATCGATTACGAAAGAGCGCTAAATGGTTCGTGTACATCATACTAATCAAAATGAATGAGGCTGATGAAACCCTGAACAAGAATATCTCAATTTGTTTGATGATTGGTATGCTCAAAAACATCTGATATTTTACTTGTGGACCAAAGTTACAACATCCGGGGTTTTCCCTGTAGATATCTGACCCGATTAATCCTCTGATGTCCACATCATCACTGATTTACAAACAAAGCTCTAGCTGCCGTGATCTGCCAAAGCTTAATGTCACTTCAGGGTACAGAGATTACAAAATAAAAGCAAGGCCAATGTGCAATCGACAATATAATTGTCATCAAATATTGGAAAGGAAATAAATTCAATCTTTTCAGCTTAACATAATTACATTCTTTTCTAGTGTTGTTTTCTGTcttctatttttcttttctttccttTTGTACGGCAGGGGCGTGATTGCAAAGATAAATACCGTATATGCGTCATCTTAAAGTTGAACATTAAATAATTTCCCAAGATTTAGAGCTTCCACATCTCAAGCCAGCGTACATCCGTCAGTTATATTAGAGCAAGGATGAAGTAGGTAAAGAAACCTAAGCAATTTTGTCTCACTGTCTTGTTGCAGACCTTAATTCAAAACTTACCAATTTTACCAACATAGTTTCCGTATAAAGACCGGTCCAACGGTTTGTTCCTTCTTCCGGTGTGTGACCCCTCCTCTTCAGCTTCCGGTGAGGCGGTGTCGCCTGTTTCGTCATCAGGaccaaaatttgtgttgataTAGATGGACACTGTCCCACTCAGGATGATGAAGAAACTGGCGCGATAAAAAATtggtaaataaagaaataaactgGATTTTTTAGGGTGCGGGATAATTAATGGTAAGGAACTTGAAGACATTAATAAAAGAGCTAATTTTAAAACGGCAGTAATAAAACATAGATAAAAACGCATGAGAAGCGTTAATGATAAGGCAATTCAAAAATGGAAAGTGTTGTCTATCCAAACAATATACAACTTCCCgaatttttcctttgaaaaGTTATTTGTTAAAAGAATAACACTCCGGGGAATATATCAAATGAGAGTAACGAATTGTGTAGTTTTATGGCTCATCAAAGCCACAGATCGGTGTATAGATTTATCTTTACCATTCGCCTTTTTCCCCCTGTTTGATAATGATGTCATCTTTCTCGTCAGTTTCAAACTCACAATTCTTCACTATATCTGTGATAAtctctgtaaaaaaaagaacatatttCCATATATTTAGTTAATTATGTGTGCTATATCAAACTTAAATTTTGTTTACCTGCcataatttcttgaaaatttttcgAATAGTTGACAAAAGATTGGTAAGGAAAGCATTGAATTGCAATAAATGTTACGATAAAAACAGCGAATTACTCCTGaacctaaccccccccccccaagccaCACTTCccccaatcgcaacttctcgggcctttccggcaggctcggaaaaacacctcgaatgtattacctaggcgtccatgacaacccccctttttatagaacttgatataaatacaacacatttcatgatctgttgagatgtgagctatacttcattaaagtaaacgatatacactaaaatataacacagaagcgacatacaagactgtctagccgataattattttaatgggaagcgactccattttgtataaaattctaacatccggtgatgttaatacattcgaggtgtttttccgagcctgccgaaAAGGTCCGAGAATTTGCGATTGCACTTCACCTTGAAAAACTAAGTATATTGCACCTAAGTTGCGTACATATTATAATTAGTATTCAATATTTGAGGTAACATTTCTCCAGCATAAGAGATGGTTATATTTTGTGCTGACGGAcatttttatctctttttttcgcAAAAGGCGCAAGAGTGCACATctttagtaaaaatatattcacaTTCTCTAAAGGATGTCCTTGTTGACATATCTATAAAAGGATTGATATTTGATAGATAAACAAtagttaggtacatgtataagataatGGAATATCGCGTTCTTTGATGTTTGCTAACCCTGTCTGAAATGATTTAAATCCCACCACCATTGCAGGTGTGGAAATGTCTTACGATATCTGAATGTTTTTTGAatggaagattttttaaaaagaaaatattctttCCAATTTGATTTTGATCTTTTTTCTAACATGAAAGCATGTCCATaaaaacctacatgtatattgccaGGTGAATTGAGTTCGGATTCAAAAGACACAAGTTTATACGTATTGACTGCTGTCGAGCCAGAAGATATGCCCCGGACGAAGCAGAGAAAACAAAGAACTCTGTGAATAAACAGTTCGCAGATATCGCCAGGAGAGGCAAGCAAATATTTCTCTTATAAATACGCCATACTGTCATATTAtccgtttttatccgatttTAATCATGTTCACGCCGACTTCTCGTTTTATTAATCCAAACAGGTCGATAATACCCACCAGTTAATGGGATTGTGTGCAAATAGCTCTGAAATATGATGTCCAcctatttttctcattttttaatATCGGAACGAAAGAGAGAATTAAATAGGCACGACAGAGTTGTCATAAGATAATTAATGTTGTAAATCGCTGAATTATCAACAATAGATTTAGCGCACCCCATCATTAAATAACAATAACTGTTAATCTACAGGTTCTGGGCCTTAATCTTCAGGGGCCGTAGTAACTCAGACCCAGAGTCTTTATGTCTATTTTAGGTGTGTTAAAGATTACCATTCTCATCATTTGAACAACCACTTATAAAATCTAAATTGGTTCCGTTTTCGGTAACCCGGATCGTGACAGAAACATTCAATTGTCTCTAATGTTAACAGCCGAGAGAaacgttttttgtttttgtgggACAATAAACGAACTGAAAATGATAACAAGCTTTGCTTTTAAGTCTAATTGCAGTTATTTTATTTCggaatatgcaaattttaatgGTCCCCTTCAGACAGCCATCAGGGAGttttttctacatgtactttattttaCCCTGATCACATCGTTTCTATCCAATAAACAAATCAGCGATGTCGACTCGAACCAATTACAGAAATGGCTTTTATTCGGTGATATAATGGGGCTTATCGTTGAACACTTTAAGACTGCTGATGAAATTGGCACAATTCTTTATCAGTTCTTATTCCTGTTCGTGATACTTGTAACTTTATGTTGGTCAGAACAGAGCATGGATTTGTCGTATGAAATTAGATAAATTATCCCTTGGTCAGGAAGAGAAGGGACACGCATCGGAAGAGATAATGGCCAATTTATAGCAAGTGGGTCATAAACGTCACCCATTCCAAATCGAGTTTATCTCTCAATAAGCTAAGCTAATCGTTTCTATGACTGTTcgatattttaacaattttcttcACTCGGTTTCAGAAAAAAGTCACTTAAGGGTGCTTGATGCTAAATGAACATCCAAATAGATTCACgttttatagtttatttttttctaattatttagttataaacatttatttttattagtaaagaaaacattttattgaaatatctgaggttaaaatttcattatttttttttccctatACTAGTATCCATATGAAGAGCTCTTCGTCTCATTAATTTAGTAAAATAATAGTCACAGCTAATTGTAGTTGGGAAAATAGGATAAAACTACTACAGGTAACAATAACATAAGAGGTAAATTAATTCAATCTTGATCTTCTGAATGAAAGTTTTATGCTTACCGTCTTTGAGTTGTCTGAACAAGTCGGACTTTTTCTTGAACCAGGACAAGATTTGTCCTATTTCCAGGTCTGTCCGGCGGTGAGGGGGTTTGCTGATGATGCTAATGACCCGCTCGTACACGTGGGCAGAGATGTCGTTTGACCCCATGCTGCGTTCTGCCTCCCTCACTCCGTCATTGCCCAGTTCCTGGCGCTATGGCGCTACACATTCTGTGTTCTCTGGAAGTTTTGAAACAACAGAGTGAGCTATGATAGGAACAATCGCACTAATCCACGTACCTGACAGTGACAGGGCTAGCATCAAGTTAAAAAACACGAAAAGGAAAGCCATTAACAGTGAACCATTAGTAGTGCCATCCAAAGACGTCCATATCAGTAAATCATTTGAATTGCCCGAGGCGAGCGGGGACCGGGCGGAGACTGAGCTCGGGTAATGAACCAATTTAAACAGGAGGATCACGCCGAGCCTTTAACTGGTGATTTCACTTAAGTGCGTGTTGTATTCTGAGACCTAAACTGTCACGGGACTGTGTAAAACAGGATGTCGCTAATACAGGTCCGTCACAGAAACACAATATGGCATCGATCCCGACTCGCTGACCTTGCAGAGGAAGAAGTACACGGTAATTAACGAAGTCCCTGACTACGCTCGGGGATGGAGGCCTCTGGCTTTCTCTTTCTCAATGTCAAGTTTCTGTTCACAAATATCAGGCATTGCTCTTGTAACTCTTGCAGATATAGAACGATTAATTAGGGAGAATTAGCGGCGTCTTCAAGACATCGATGGTGTACTGAATTCTCCATGAGAATTATATACTGGTGTCTTTAAAACGGTCACAAAAGGTCACAGTTTCATTAACTTACTTCTCAAACCTCTACCGGCAGGCTGATTGGTGTATGTATAACATTTAAATATCACTGAACGGATTCCacacaaatgaaaaattaatcaaaatgcGCCATTACTTGTACCTAGCAATGTCAGATCTAACATTTACAGGAAGTCGTATACCGTATACCTAATGTTCCAACCAGTCTTCAAAGAACGCTTTCATCGCTACACTCTTTGTGGGATTATTTTGATTACCCCAGACAGATTAACTTTCTTATTCAGCAAattgacaaataattgaattttttaatcatccaatgatttatttttaaatatcaaatgatttaccaaataaattatttattttgatatcttgACAAACTAGAAATACCAAGCATTGAATATTCTATAAGTACACAGCAGAGAGACTTTTATTTCTCACATTAAACTGAATTAGAAGTTTAGAACtatcaaaaataaatgatgaCGTAACGGTTTTAACGAAGCTGTACTCacatttactttgtataaataAAACCCAAGATATTCTGATGCACTGTAACAACGAGTTATCTCACCAACGGGTTTACTATTCCTCCAGTCACTAGGCTTATGTTAACATTGACACAAACTCCAAATAGTCGCAGAGTTCGTGTGTATTAATTAATCTCTTCATAATCGGTCATAATCAATAATTCCTTCAAAAACAACAAGATCAATCGTTTCAAGGTGAGACGTAATCCCGAGAAAATCCGTTTTGTGCACTAGTCGTAGAGTTCTGCCCAGAGCTTGCCTAACTAG carries:
- the LOC128164543 gene encoding uncharacterized protein LOC128164543 isoform X2, which codes for MGSNDISAHVYERVISIISKPPHRRTDLEIGQILSWFKKKSDLFRQLKDEIITDIVKNCEFETDEKDDIIIKQGEKGECFFIILSGTVSIYINTNFGPDDETGDTASPEAEEEGSHTGRRNKPLDRSLYGNYVGKIDAGRSFGELALINADCIRNATIIADEKTDLVIVNRDLYKRSLHEFQSKDFEERKRFVDSHAMFDNWLPKYKKQMAMSLRREKVLFDSTIVRQGAPVDGIMFLLSGQVKLLMDPVLHTVQYPNYFPIADPADLERVQAREVLRRELSISPSKQDEVKKWSPTPVSAAPSATESRNKMRSPQVPRHAIEVCNLGAFEIIGDLEAVVDLPTYCYTVKCTQESEVFLLDQKNYDRLIEKRNPKVIDIFKESVREKYRLRLSWLPNKELPLIRYFLYQLREEERSKRDRPLKTTVREPVQDWSVSNLKKGPLIDMFGPGSVFFLIRMKEKQRQLEKERYNGAKKRLQQTRPRNPPQTVPTVDSLAYQMSRENTFVSQLGRTSTAESGFGSGKSQDRSGGLEDDVFNDDSGIESATSRLVCGSSQGRTGDSSPRNDFTFIDTEINEDNLVRLEKRLEAWNSKMTADSQRKRNNKPVKLPRYVHEGALAPIPGKKVFIKPIRKKEVDIIETLKKTMDDSSSTHSMSVVGKNPGRRKGKTSSAV
- the LOC128164543 gene encoding uncharacterized protein LOC128164543 isoform X1, with amino-acid sequence MGSNDISAHVYERVISIISKPPHRRTDLEIGQILSWFKKKSDLFRQLKDEIITDIVKNCEFETDEKDDIIIKQGEKGECFFIILSGTVSIYINTNFGPDDETGDTASPEAEEEGSHTGRRNKPLDRSLYGNYVGKIDAGRSFGELALINADCIRNATIIADEKTDLVIVNRDLYKRSLHEFQSKDFEERKRFVDSHAMFDNWLPKYKKQMAMSLRREKVLFDSTIVRQGAPVDGIMFLLSGQVKLLMDPVLHTVQYPNYFPIADPADLERVQAREVLRRELSISPSKQDEVKKWSPTPVSAAPSATESRNKMRSPQVPRHAIEVCNLGAFEIIGDLEAVVDLPTYCYTVKCTQESEVFLLDQKNYDRLIEKRNPKVIDIFKESVREKYRLRLSWLPNKELPLIRYFLYQLREEERSKRDRPLKTTVREPVQDWSVSNLKKGPLIDMFGPGSVFFLIRMKEKQRQLEKERYNGAKKRLQQTRPRNPPQTVPTVDSLAYQMSRENTFVSQLGRTSTAESGFGSGKSQDRSGGLEDDVFNDDSGIESATSRLVCGSSQGRTGDSSPRNDFTFIDTEINEDNLVRLEKRLEAWNSKMTADSQRKRNNKPVKLPRYVHEGALAPIPGKKVFIKPIRKKEVDIIETLKKTMDDSSSTHSMSYRDGEQTDRSATSAVSSARTPADGKGRRHRPCKVSFGQRPVIRRKRAATARQYTAEEYEALKGELRRKQLSFKSILCRPQSAFA